In a genomic window of Pangasianodon hypophthalmus isolate fPanHyp1 chromosome 1, fPanHyp1.pri, whole genome shotgun sequence:
- the slc45a4b gene encoding solute carrier family 45 member 4, which yields MLVNMVPKKDSEAVQMLRVDVERVKSSDGRINGDKKMEVSEKSASEDSVDHIPKRLWVMHGAVMFGREFCYAMETALVTPVLLQIGLPEQYYSLTWFLSPILGLIFTPLIGSASDRCTLRWGRRRPFILALCIGLLLGLALFLNGSLMGLTAGDVPGDQPIGIILTVVGVVVLDFCADALDGPIRAYLLDIADGEEQDMALNIHAFSAGLGGALGYMLGGLDWTNTFLGHAFKAQEQVLFFFAAIIFIISVVLHLFSIKERSYNAHHQVISETEEADSSSSIQLNEILSRTHQVPELDLIIEEDPYEVYEDNQSETEVQKNFLNVMRSKSDSVLAVPDTPIELDPDLNLDSHFFHNVVPALFQDFNTEMPFEYCQNSSCQADQCSNLPLQADPARNSEHPNATKVINGDLAGDAKPKCEMHHQNKAGVRHSNATVRCRHPSFYRQPSFTFSYYGRVRFHRPRRLINSARPIKSSRSLNDIDRITSLREHRRPQKRGSTSTVTDEEDDSESEEGEGSGTTVKLLWLSMLKMPPQLWRLCVCHLVTWLSIISQAVFYTDFMGQVIYEGDPMAAANSTALQNYHKGVQMGCWGLVIYAATSAICSAVLQKYLDNYDLSIRVIYILGTLGYAVGTAVMSIFPNVYVAMIMISSMGFISMSISYCPYALLGQYHEIKEYIRHSPGNSRRGFGIDCAILTCQVYISQILVASALGAVVEAVGSVRVIPMVASGGSFIGFLTAAFLVIYPDTSEDDDDENEKAPSTT from the exons ATGCTGGTCAACATGGTGCCCAAGAAAGACTCCGAGGCCGTACAAATGCTGCGTGTGGATGTAGAGCGTGTCAAGTCTTCAGATGGCAGAATAAATGGCGATAAGAAAATGGAGGTTTCTGAAAAATCAGCCAGTGAGGATTCTGTGGATCACATTCCCAAACGCCTGTGGGTTATGCACGGAGCTGTCATGTTTGGTCGTGAGTTCTGCTATGCCATGGAAACAGCTCTGGTCACACCTGTGCTACTACAGATAG GTCTTCCAGAGCAGTACTACAGTCTGACGTGGTTCCTCAGCCCCATTTTGGGTTTAATCTTCACACCTCTGATCGGCTCAGCCAGTGACCGCTGTACCCTCAGATGGGGTCGGAGAAGGCCCTTCATTCTGGCTCTGTGTATAGGATTACTGCTTGGTTTAGCTCTCTTTCTCAACGGCTCTCTGATGG GTCTGACTGCAGGGGATGTTCCTGGTGACCAACCCATTGGGATCATTCTGACAGTTGTAGGTGTAGTGGTGCTGGACTTCTGTGCTGATGCTTTAGACGGACCAATCAGAGCCTACCTGCTGGACATCGCTGATGGCGAAGAGCAAGACATGGCCCTGAATATTCATGCCTTCTCTGCAG GTTTGGGTGGAGCTTTGGGTTACATGCTTGGAGGTTTGGACTGGACAAATACTTTCTTGGGACATGCCTTCAAAGCCCAAGAGCAAGTGCTGTTCTTCTTTGCTGCcatcatatttataatttctgTGGTGCTTCACCTTTTTAGCATCAAGGAGCGATCATACAATGCTCATCACCAGGTGATATCTGAGACTGAGGAAGCAGACAGCTCCTCATCCATTCAGCTTAACGAGATCCTTTCTAGGACTCACCAAGTGCCAGAACTGGACCTTATTATTGAAGAGGATCCTTATGAAGTTTATGAAGACAATCAATCTGAGACAGAGGTCCAGAAGAACTTCCTGAATGTAATGAGAAGTAAAAGTGACTCGGTTCTTGCTGTACCAGACACTCCCATTGAGCTTGATCCAGATTTGAACCTTGATAGTCACTTTTTCCACAACGTAGTGCCCGCTTTATTCCAAGATTTCAACACTGAAATGCCATTTGAATATTGCCAAAACAGCAGCTGTCAGGCTGATCAGTGCTCTAACCTCCCACTCCAGGCAGATCCTGCAAGGAACAGTGAGCACCCTAATGCTACCAAAGTTATCAATGGTGACCTTGCTGGGGACGCCAAACCAAAATGTGAGATGCACCATCAAAATAAAGCTGGTGTTCGTCACTCCAATGCGACAGTCCGCTGTCGGCACCCTTCCTTCTACCGGCAACCTTCCTTTACCTTCTCTTACTATGGCCGGGTGCGCTTCCATCGGCCTCGTCGCCTCATCAATTCAGCTCGCCCAATCAAGTCATCGCGAAGCCTGAACGACATTGACAGGATAACAAGCCTTCGGGAGCATCGAAGGCCACAGAAAAGAGGTAGTACATCGACTGTAACGGATGAAGAAGATGACAGTGAGagtgaagaaggagaaggaagtgGCACtactgtgaagctgctttggtTGTCCATGTTGAAAATGCCTCCACAGCTCtggcgcctgtgtgtgtgccatcTTGTCACTTGGCTCTCCATTATCTCCCAGGCTGTTTTCTATACTGACTTCATGGGACAGGTCATCTACGAAGGAGACCCAATG GCTGCTGCAAACTCGACTGCACTTCAAAACTACCATAAGGGAGTACAGATGGGCTGTTGGGGGCTAGTTATCTATGCTGCCACTTCTGCCATCTGCTCAG CTGTGCTTCAGAAGTACCTTGACAACTATGACCTGAGCATTAGAGTCATCTACATTCTGGGAACTCTAGGCTACGCTGTGGGCACGGCTGTGATGTCCATCTTCCCCAACGTCTATGTCGCCATGATAATGATAAGCAGCATGGGATTCATTTCGATGAGTATATCGTACTGTCCTTATGCTCTGCTGGGCCAGTACCATGAGATCAAAGAG TACATCCGCCACAGTCCAGGTAACTCTCGCCGAGGCTTCGGTATCGATTGTGCCATTCTGACATGTCAGGTTTACATTTCTCAGATTTTGGTGGCATCAGCTCTCGGTGCAGTTGTGGAAGCCGTAGGCTCGGTGAGAGTCATCCCGATGGTGGCTTCAGGAGGCTCCTTCATCGGATTTCTTACTGCTGCGTTCCTTGTGATTTACCCTGACACATCTGAGGATGACGATGACGAAAATGAAAAAGCCCCAAGTACAACCTGA